From Candidatus Cloacimonadota bacterium, one genomic window encodes:
- a CDS encoding thiamine pyrophosphate-dependent enzyme, whose translation MEKIAYRPATLTDVPFTYCPGCLHGVAHRLIAEAIDEQGLINKMTGVAPVGCSVFAYKFFNFDMAEAAHGRAPAVATGIKRARPDMHVFTYQGDGDLAAIGTAEIVHSANRGEHISVFFVNNAIYGMTGGQMAPTTLPDMKTTTSPYGRNTDDIGFPIRVCELLNSLVAPYYIERVSLLSPADIIKAKKAVSKAIQYNKEGRGFTFVEFISTCPTNWGFDPNKSREWAKENMLPFFKPGCFRDKGAE comes from the coding sequence GTGGAAAAAATAGCATACAGACCCGCTACCCTGACCGATGTTCCTTTTACCTATTGTCCCGGTTGCTTACATGGTGTAGCCCATCGGCTCATCGCTGAAGCCATCGACGAACAGGGTTTGATAAATAAAATGACCGGAGTGGCCCCTGTGGGTTGTTCCGTGTTTGCATACAAGTTCTTCAATTTCGATATGGCAGAAGCAGCGCATGGCAGAGCTCCAGCTGTAGCTACCGGCATTAAGCGTGCCCGCCCTGATATGCATGTGTTTACCTATCAAGGCGATGGAGATCTTGCTGCCATCGGAACAGCAGAAATCGTACATTCTGCAAATCGTGGAGAACACATCTCTGTATTCTTCGTTAATAATGCCATTTACGGAATGACCGGCGGCCAGATGGCTCCGACTACATTACCCGATATGAAGACTACCACCAGTCCCTACGGACGCAATACCGACGACATTGGCTTTCCCATCAGAGTGTGTGAGCTCCTGAATAGCCTGGTGGCGCCATATTATATCGAGCGGGTATCCTTGTTGAGTCCTGCCGATATCATCAAAGCCAAAAAAGCAGTGTCCAAAGCCATTCAATACAATAAGGAAGGCCGCGGATTCACCTTTGTGGAATTCATCTCCACCTGCCCTACAAACTGGGGTTTCGATCCCAACAAATCCCGGGAATGGGCCAAAGAAAATATGCTGCCATTCTTCAAACCGGGCTGTTTTAGAGATAAAGGAGCGGAATAA
- a CDS encoding glycosyltransferase family 4 protein yields MKIAFLGPAPPYRGGISLFASHFANEMSRQGHDVCFFNFRKQYPQLLFPAGKQEDDTSTTHPNQRILIPYLPHTWDKTAKAINTYKPDLTIVSWWLPFFAPAYGYILGKLNHGGKVILAHNITPHEDWIASRSLLRYVFSKADEIVVLSKSCLLDLKRNLPSQIVRKAKLGFHPIYDTYSGITEKVNVLPSILFFGMIKSYKGLDVLLEAMPIIRVAIPDIRLVIAGTVYKDKAAYEEKIKLLDLSANVETHFRYISDKEVATFFRQSDLCILPYKSATQSGVIATAYSYDTPVVASDVGGLSEYVEHGLTGLLVPPGNPSSLAAAIISFYSKDMKAPMQEGIRRFKEKNTWSELVKLIFA; encoded by the coding sequence ATGAAGATAGCTTTTTTGGGACCTGCACCGCCATATCGAGGCGGCATATCGCTTTTCGCCAGCCATTTTGCCAATGAGATGTCCCGACAAGGGCATGATGTATGCTTCTTTAACTTCCGTAAACAGTATCCGCAGCTTCTATTCCCGGCAGGAAAACAAGAGGATGACACCAGCACCACTCATCCGAATCAGCGCATCCTGATCCCATATCTACCCCACACATGGGATAAGACAGCGAAAGCCATCAATACATATAAACCAGACCTCACTATTGTTTCATGGTGGCTGCCATTCTTTGCTCCGGCTTATGGGTACATCCTGGGTAAGCTTAATCATGGCGGTAAAGTGATCTTGGCTCACAACATTACTCCCCATGAAGACTGGATAGCGTCCCGTTCCTTACTGCGTTATGTATTCTCCAAAGCTGATGAGATCGTGGTTTTAAGCAAATCCTGTCTCTTGGATTTGAAGCGCAATCTGCCCAGCCAGATAGTCCGCAAAGCCAAACTAGGCTTCCATCCCATCTACGATACTTACAGCGGTATCACAGAAAAAGTGAACGTACTGCCCAGCATACTATTCTTTGGCATGATCAAAAGCTACAAAGGACTAGATGTGCTTTTGGAAGCCATGCCGATCATCCGGGTAGCCATTCCTGATATTCGCCTGGTGATTGCCGGAACAGTGTATAAAGACAAGGCAGCTTATGAGGAAAAGATCAAACTATTGGACTTGTCTGCAAACGTTGAAACGCATTTCCGCTATATCAGCGATAAAGAGGTCGCCACCTTTTTCCGCCAATCCGATCTCTGTATACTGCCATACAAGAGTGCCACTCAGAGCGGTGTGATAGCAACAGCATACAGCTATGACACTCCTGTAGTGGCCTCTGATGTCGGCGGACTAAGTGAATATGTGGAGCATGGACTTACCGGTTTACTGGTACCACCGGGGAATCCTTCTTCTCTGGCTGCTGCAATCATCAGCTTCTACAGCAAAGACATGAAAGCGCCGATGCAGGAAGGAATCCGACGTTTCAAAGAGAAGAATACTTGGTCTGAACTAGTAAAACTGATCTTTGCCTGA
- the rpsT gene encoding 30S ribosomal protein S20 yields the protein MPQHKSPLKRMGTDKKRAARNNYVKRTIKTLSKEIHMNPENRTDQLNKLYAQLDKAAKKGVIHKRTASRRKARLAAFVNKQES from the coding sequence ATGCCACAACACAAATCTCCCCTGAAGCGCATGGGAACAGACAAAAAAAGAGCTGCCCGGAACAACTATGTAAAACGCACCATTAAAACCCTTTCTAAAGAGATCCACATGAACCCCGAAAACCGTACTGACCAACTAAACAAGCTTTATGCCCAGCTGGATAAAGCCGCCAAAAAAGGTGTGATCCACAAGCGTACCGCCAGCCGTCGCAAGGCTCGTTTAGCAGCTTTCGTAAATAAACAGGAGAGCTAA
- a CDS encoding asparaginase produces the protein MKNILLIMTGGTISMKNVGNLGVVPTSELADFITQFPQLTGVANVEVMDYLNVPSPYMTPKMMFGLAKLIDTKILGYDGIVVTHGTDTLEESAFMADLVLTTRKPVIFTAAMRSGSDLGLDGPRNIIGSVRVASHHESSDKGVFVVMNDEIHTARDVVKSDSGKVDAFTSPGLGPLGIVDPDCIVYHRDSLYRENVWTEVLDTRVDLIKAVCGMDGRYIDCSIDSGVRAIVIEAFGRGNLPEEILPHIKRAIEKNILVVITSRTHTGRVLPEYGYNGGGKHLRDLGAILAGDLKGVKVRLKLMALFGKYDDPDLVRRFFSQSQNQE, from the coding sequence ATGAAGAATATCCTGCTCATCATGACCGGAGGTACCATCTCGATGAAGAATGTAGGCAATCTGGGTGTGGTACCCACTTCTGAATTGGCCGATTTTATAACTCAGTTCCCACAACTCACGGGTGTGGCAAATGTGGAAGTAATGGATTACTTGAACGTTCCCAGCCCATATATGACACCAAAAATGATGTTTGGGCTTGCAAAGCTAATTGATACAAAGATTTTGGGATACGATGGCATCGTAGTTACACATGGTACAGATACCCTCGAGGAAAGTGCGTTTATGGCGGATTTGGTGCTTACCACGCGCAAACCGGTAATCTTCACTGCTGCCATGCGCAGCGGAAGCGATCTGGGCTTGGACGGTCCCCGCAATATCATCGGTAGCGTGCGAGTGGCAAGCCATCATGAAAGCTCTGATAAGGGCGTATTTGTAGTGATGAACGATGAGATACACACCGCACGTGATGTGGTAAAATCTGATTCCGGGAAAGTAGATGCATTCACCAGTCCCGGATTGGGTCCATTGGGCATTGTTGATCCGGATTGCATTGTCTATCATCGCGATAGCTTGTATCGGGAAAACGTTTGGACTGAAGTATTGGACACTCGCGTTGACCTCATTAAGGCCGTATGCGGCATGGATGGCAGGTACATAGACTGCAGTATCGACAGCGGAGTTCGCGCCATCGTGATTGAAGCCTTTGGCCGCGGAAACCTCCCTGAAGAGATCCTGCCCCACATAAAGCGCGCAATTGAGAAGAACATACTGGTGGTAATTACATCACGCACTCATACAGGCAGAGTGTTACCGGAATACGGCTACAACGGTGGAGGAAAACACCTTCGCGATCTTGGTGCCATTCTTGCCGGAGATTTAAAAGGGGTGAAAGTACGTCTGAAATTGATGGCACTATTTGGTAAATACGACGATCCGGACTTGGTGAGAAGATTCTTCTCCCAGTCCCAGAATCAGGAGTAA
- the queC gene encoding 7-cyano-7-deazaguanine synthase QueC, whose translation MKRAIVLLSGGMDSLVTTAIAAQECDELHLLHFSYGQRTEVKEKWCFQQIANHYKAREARIVDYRWLADIGGSALTDKELKLNVDDSVPNTYVPFRNATMLCAAVAWAEVIQAQHIYIGAVEEDSSGYPDCRQSFFTAMTELIKQGTLAANIGILTPVLHLSKSEIVKLGISLNAPFELSWSCYFANYEACGECPSCLLRLKAFAKANTKDPIPYKVI comes from the coding sequence ATGAAACGAGCTATAGTATTACTGAGCGGAGGGATGGATTCTCTGGTTACGACGGCTATTGCCGCGCAGGAGTGTGATGAATTGCATCTTTTGCATTTTTCCTACGGGCAAAGAACCGAAGTGAAAGAGAAATGGTGCTTTCAGCAAATTGCAAACCATTACAAAGCCAGGGAAGCGCGCATTGTGGATTACCGCTGGCTGGCGGACATCGGTGGTTCTGCTCTTACAGATAAAGAGCTGAAGCTGAATGTTGATGACAGTGTGCCCAATACCTACGTGCCCTTTCGCAATGCCACTATGCTGTGTGCGGCAGTAGCCTGGGCAGAAGTAATCCAAGCCCAGCACATCTACATAGGTGCAGTGGAAGAAGATAGCTCCGGATATCCAGATTGCCGGCAGAGTTTTTTTACGGCCATGACCGAACTGATCAAACAAGGCACTCTGGCTGCAAACATTGGCATCCTTACTCCGGTGCTTCATCTTAGCAAATCTGAAATCGTGAAACTGGGCATATCACTGAACGCCCCCTTCGAGCTATCCTGGAGCTGCTATTTTGCCAACTATGAGGCCTGCGGAGAGTGTCCCAGCTGCCTGTTGCGCCTCAAAGCCTTTGCCAAGGCCAATACCAAAGATCCAATCCCATATAAGGTGATATAA
- a CDS encoding DUF2851 family protein, translating into MEERFLYHIWDEGHLLPDLQCINGKNLRVLYQGQFNTGRGPDFKNAIIEADGIQVRGDIEIHMKTTDWQAHNHHEDVYYNKVILHVVFKHNSPYEITILEDGRAVDILELEHQLSEDIVKLNQNHEISDAPAVYCDLLSAVDKDRLTAILYSAGIRRFEGKIKRFNTALSLSSFDQIFYEGIFEALGYDKNKLNTMQIAQSLPWAVLTRYLSEGMSAEELCAIYLGSSGLLQRDSTILNPNQREKLVATWERQPYTAIRLDIDWQLFRIRPQNHPIKRLLYIAPFIHSALQGGLLRHFIQRADSEEDLYNAFTAIWQEQSLAYSEDRIILGKSVQNNIYLNIYLPVLCLWQRKMSGNTAKVIEAYRCFPGLQANFVTRFMERYLGPSQIKPVKSKAIFQQGLLDIYHRWCSWHLCSECKQQNKGL; encoded by the coding sequence ATGGAAGAGAGATTCTTGTATCACATCTGGGATGAAGGTCACCTGCTCCCGGATTTACAGTGCATCAACGGAAAGAATCTACGCGTATTGTATCAAGGGCAATTCAATACCGGACGCGGTCCGGATTTCAAGAACGCCATCATCGAGGCAGACGGGATACAGGTACGCGGCGACATCGAAATTCACATGAAAACCACTGATTGGCAGGCACATAACCACCATGAAGATGTCTATTACAACAAAGTGATCTTGCATGTCGTATTCAAACACAATTCCCCTTATGAGATTACGATTCTGGAGGATGGGCGTGCAGTGGACATTCTGGAATTGGAACATCAGCTAAGCGAAGACATCGTAAAACTGAACCAAAACCATGAGATATCTGACGCTCCCGCAGTATATTGTGACCTCCTTTCCGCAGTGGACAAGGATCGCCTCACAGCCATACTCTACAGTGCAGGAATCCGGCGCTTTGAAGGCAAGATAAAGCGCTTCAATACCGCATTATCTCTTAGTAGTTTTGATCAGATATTCTATGAAGGCATCTTTGAAGCTCTGGGCTACGACAAGAATAAATTGAATACCATGCAAATCGCCCAAAGCCTGCCCTGGGCAGTTTTAACCAGGTACTTATCAGAAGGAATGAGCGCTGAAGAATTATGCGCCATCTATCTGGGAAGCTCGGGTTTGTTGCAAAGAGATAGTACCATCCTGAATCCCAACCAAAGAGAAAAGCTCGTGGCCACGTGGGAAAGGCAACCCTATACTGCCATCCGTCTCGATATCGATTGGCAGCTCTTTCGCATCAGGCCCCAAAACCATCCCATCAAACGCTTGTTATACATTGCCCCGTTTATCCACAGCGCCCTGCAAGGAGGTCTGCTTCGGCACTTCATACAGCGAGCAGACAGTGAAGAAGACCTCTACAATGCATTTACGGCAATCTGGCAAGAACAATCCCTGGCCTATTCGGAAGATAGGATTATACTGGGAAAATCCGTGCAAAACAACATCTATCTGAACATCTACCTGCCTGTTCTTTGTCTCTGGCAGCGCAAGATGTCGGGCAATACTGCCAAAGTGATTGAAGCTTATCGCTGCTTTCCCGGCTTACAGGCGAATTTCGTAACCCGTTTTATGGAGCGCTATCTCGGCCCATCGCAGATAAAGCCAGTAAAAAGTAAAGCCATCTTTCAGCAGGGTTTATTGGATATCTATCATCGCTGGTGCAGCTGGCATTTGTGTTCGGAGTGCAAACAGCAAAACAAAGGCTTGTAA
- a CDS encoding class I SAM-dependent methyltransferase: protein MKLRLYVEKSSQAEALRFAQLKEHNRWKCLEKGCAIPLYDDGIMDVALSFGLAESLWGDIPQLHICRQFALVYLPGKPSLGLVNLLRGLSLYAFDGEEIRNALPASIQPKRIAWLQEFYAERNNSKALVSSRKDLIRTILAGSPLSFTHFMFHESAVRMCLGAELWAYRGDALRGTLAVAEDICEKLEVGERLSLFFVQSCMMASGAGSYGFFADRYDRYMAHVDYDKWFELLKDWQRTYSGGVCKRVLELACGTAAVASRFVREGAEVYACDLSAQMLENAAKRPIPPHLYQASLIDPIPHKDFDLIICIFDSINYLVHPSEVRQCLVEVKQALAQNGLFIFDISTLLNSMENFSDECSLTRERDGIMVHEAYYEPGKRHQVSRLELFQEWGAGYIHRSEKHSQRVYLAREILDLIADAGLVLRAIHSPESKANLYPKKMQGIDHRNYRLFFIVSK from the coding sequence ATGAAGCTTAGGCTGTATGTAGAAAAGTCATCCCAGGCAGAAGCTCTGCGATTCGCTCAGCTAAAGGAACATAACCGTTGGAAGTGTCTGGAGAAGGGATGCGCTATTCCCCTGTATGATGACGGGATAATGGATGTTGCCCTAAGTTTTGGGCTTGCAGAATCACTGTGGGGAGATATCCCACAACTGCATATATGCAGGCAATTCGCTCTGGTCTATCTGCCTGGCAAACCTTCCCTGGGGCTAGTAAACTTACTGAGAGGTTTGTCTCTTTATGCCTTTGATGGCGAGGAGATTAGGAATGCATTACCCGCTTCAATACAGCCCAAACGGATTGCATGGCTTCAAGAGTTTTACGCAGAACGTAACAATTCCAAAGCATTGGTATCTAGCAGGAAAGATCTCATCAGAACCATCCTGGCGGGATCTCCGCTGTCTTTCACTCATTTCATGTTTCATGAAAGTGCTGTGCGGATGTGCCTGGGAGCGGAGCTATGGGCTTACCGTGGGGATGCCTTGCGCGGAACTTTGGCGGTTGCAGAAGATATCTGCGAAAAGCTGGAGGTGGGAGAGAGATTGTCCCTATTCTTTGTTCAAAGCTGCATGATGGCTTCCGGGGCTGGTTCCTACGGTTTCTTTGCTGATCGTTACGACAGATACATGGCTCATGTGGATTACGATAAATGGTTTGAACTCCTAAAAGATTGGCAACGGACATACAGCGGTGGCGTGTGTAAAAGAGTCCTGGAATTGGCCTGTGGAACGGCAGCCGTTGCCTCACGGTTTGTGCGTGAAGGCGCTGAAGTATATGCCTGTGATCTCTCTGCGCAAATGTTGGAAAATGCCGCAAAGCGTCCCATACCACCCCATCTGTATCAGGCATCGCTGATAGACCCAATTCCGCACAAAGATTTTGATCTTATCATTTGTATATTTGACAGCATAAACTACCTGGTGCATCCATCGGAAGTAAGGCAGTGCTTGGTGGAAGTAAAGCAAGCTCTAGCACAAAACGGCTTATTTATCTTTGATATCTCCACTTTACTAAACAGCATGGAAAACTTTAGTGACGAGTGCAGTCTCACCCGGGAGCGGGATGGAATTATGGTCCACGAGGCATATTATGAACCGGGAAAGCGCCACCAGGTATCCCGACTGGAACTCTTTCAAGAGTGGGGGGCAGGCTATATCCATCGCAGCGAAAAGCACAGCCAAAGAGTGTATCTCGCAAGGGAAATACTGGATCTGATCGCAGATGCAGGTTTGGTATTGAGGGCAATTCACTCCCCGGAAAGCAAGGCAAATCTCTATCCTAAAAAAATGCAGGGGATAGATCACAGAAATTACCGTCTATTCTTCATCGTCAGCAAATGA
- the mtgA gene encoding monofunctional biosynthetic peptidoglycan transglycosylase: protein MAKSKRKKKRSIFRKVLRFILIAHLWFWGIVAALSLLYNFVNPPITPLMIQRYIIRGHPIYRREYIKLEKIPQRTQDMLIGLEDGNFYKHFGFEWKMVKEAYQRNKKAGKIRFGASTLSNQLARSIFLTTDRNYFRKYLEVQVTIIMEITMSKKRMLELYFNYVEWGKGVYGIETAARAYYGKSAARLNRTQSMRLISILSNPIKYTPHTYANSASARERMRFLERYF from the coding sequence ATGGCTAAATCAAAAAGAAAGAAAAAACGAAGTATCTTCCGCAAGGTACTTCGTTTTATACTTATTGCCCACTTATGGTTCTGGGGCATTGTCGCCGCCTTGTCGCTGTTGTACAACTTCGTAAATCCTCCCATAACCCCACTGATGATTCAACGGTATATCATACGGGGACATCCAATCTACAGACGGGAGTACATCAAGCTGGAAAAGATACCTCAACGCACTCAGGACATGCTGATCGGGCTGGAAGACGGTAATTTCTACAAGCATTTCGGTTTCGAATGGAAAATGGTGAAAGAAGCGTATCAGCGCAATAAGAAAGCCGGAAAAATCCGTTTCGGAGCCTCCACCCTCAGCAATCAACTAGCGCGTTCAATCTTCCTGACCACAGATCGTAACTATTTCCGTAAATACCTGGAAGTACAGGTTACCATCATCATGGAAATAACCATGAGCAAGAAACGCATGCTGGAGCTGTATTTCAACTATGTGGAGTGGGGAAAAGGAGTATATGGCATAGAGACTGCTGCACGCGCTTATTATGGCAAAAGTGCTGCCCGATTGAACCGAACGCAATCCATGCGCCTGATCTCCATACTCAGCAACCCCATCAAATATACTCCCCACACCTATGCCAATTCAGCCTCAGCCCGGGAACGCATGCGTTTCTTGGAACGTTATTTCTGA
- a CDS encoding glycosyltransferase has product MQRWIRFVPRLVEKGYDVTVLCSKEGDYPFVDEALCAKIPDSVRVIRVKAPSLQKSWKVLFGKDKSVPYGRLPQKADILTRFMVHLRLNLIIPDLRVFWNPAAYKAAWKELKSRPYDTLITTGPPHSSHLIGLKLRKRLSIRWLADFRDPWSEIHYMKLNPPCHLSVKMHKYLEAKVIATADKAVIVSDAIADALPAGNKEVILNGYDPRDFEGLEYQASDTFRIKYIGQLTAGQDPNVFAKLCRSIHRDFQLSLIGTRLNEMERLDLSKSCSKAIVNKEFMNHREALREMVESELLLLLVNDYEGNQGMLTTKLFEYIASGSPILCFSPESSAAARILITIDNAKVYSYSEIKEAANWVDEMEAGIRRKNNIDSYSIDMQLNKLFMALTS; this is encoded by the coding sequence GTGCAACGTTGGATCCGATTTGTGCCCCGTCTTGTGGAAAAAGGTTACGATGTTACTGTATTGTGTTCCAAAGAAGGTGACTACCCATTTGTCGATGAAGCGCTGTGTGCCAAGATCCCGGATTCAGTAAGAGTAATTCGTGTAAAAGCACCCTCGCTTCAAAAGAGCTGGAAAGTGCTGTTTGGCAAGGATAAAAGCGTTCCCTACGGCAGATTACCCCAAAAAGCGGATATCCTGACCCGCTTCATGGTTCATTTGAGACTGAACCTTATCATCCCTGATCTTCGCGTGTTTTGGAATCCAGCGGCATACAAGGCAGCATGGAAAGAGCTGAAGAGTCGTCCCTACGACACACTGATCACCACCGGCCCGCCTCACAGCAGTCATTTGATCGGTTTGAAATTGCGCAAGCGTCTGAGCATCCGCTGGCTGGCAGATTTTAGAGATCCCTGGAGTGAAATCCACTATATGAAGCTGAATCCTCCTTGCCATCTCTCTGTAAAAATGCATAAATATCTCGAAGCAAAGGTGATTGCGACAGCGGATAAAGCTGTGATCGTATCGGATGCGATCGCCGATGCGCTCCCTGCAGGTAATAAAGAAGTGATCTTAAACGGTTATGATCCCCGTGACTTTGAGGGGCTGGAATATCAGGCATCAGACACTTTCAGGATCAAGTATATTGGGCAGTTAACCGCCGGGCAGGATCCCAATGTCTTCGCTAAGTTATGTCGAAGCATCCACCGTGATTTCCAACTCAGTCTGATCGGCACCCGTCTGAATGAAATGGAGAGGTTAGACCTAAGTAAAAGCTGTTCAAAAGCTATAGTTAACAAAGAGTTTATGAACCACAGAGAGGCCTTGAGGGAGATGGTAGAATCCGAACTGCTTTTACTACTGGTAAATGACTACGAGGGCAACCAGGGAATGCTGACCACCAAGCTCTTCGAATACATCGCTTCCGGAAGTCCCATTCTATGCTTCTCACCGGAATCAAGTGCCGCTGCCCGCATACTGATAACAATAGACAATGCTAAGGTATATTCTTATAGTGAGATTAAAGAGGCTGCCAATTGGGTGGACGAGATGGAAGCTGGAATCCGAAGAAAGAACAATATTGATTCCTATAGCATTGATATGCAGCTAAATAAGCTGTTCATGGCATTAACTAGCTAA
- a CDS encoding ribonuclease HII, whose product MSVLFQNDARLMQENQLSVMAGLDEAGRGALAGPVVVAAVVLNYDVVLPGLNDSKLLSAKRRTILYNQIRDSALAFAIVEIPPVTIDEINILRATLLGFQRAFSELKGFAPYALVDGRDLPDGIPGKALVKGDSHHACIAAASILAKVHRDSLMDGLDLQYPEYGFRSNKGYGTAAHYLVLASFGPCEWHRKSFRLN is encoded by the coding sequence ATGAGCGTACTCTTTCAAAACGATGCTAGATTGATGCAAGAGAATCAATTGAGTGTGATGGCCGGCTTGGATGAAGCTGGACGTGGAGCATTGGCAGGTCCTGTTGTAGTTGCAGCGGTAGTATTAAATTACGATGTAGTTTTGCCCGGGTTGAATGATTCCAAATTGCTGTCTGCAAAGCGTAGAACCATACTATATAACCAGATCAGGGACTCTGCTCTTGCTTTTGCTATTGTGGAGATTCCTCCTGTTACAATCGACGAAATCAATATCCTGAGGGCTACTTTACTGGGCTTTCAAAGAGCATTTAGCGAATTGAAGGGCTTTGCTCCGTATGCATTGGTAGACGGACGTGATCTGCCCGATGGAATACCGGGTAAAGCACTGGTCAAGGGGGATTCGCATCATGCCTGCATAGCTGCTGCGTCGATTCTGGCAAAAGTGCATCGGGACAGCTTGATGGACGGGCTGGATCTGCAATACCCAGAGTATGGATTCAGGTCAAACAAGGGTTATGGAACTGCTGCTCATTACCTGGTGTTGGCTTCGTTTGGCCCTTGTGAATGGCACCGTAAGTCCTTCAGGTTGAACTAA
- the pyrE gene encoding orotate phosphoribosyltransferase — protein sequence MTRNLVTIAVFTDVFEAEVAKSFLEEAGFEVFLQNERFQSMYSSIAGDLYTIELQVYAEFEEEASGLLNDQGDSYLSSAILQEEGALLEGHFLLTSGNHSNRYIEKIRILQNPQATHMLCEKLAQRLAVYNFDTVIGPAYGAIVLAFEVARILEKKFAFTQRKDEQMVFRSGFDLSDTKKAVVIEDIVSTGGSVSEVLNCVRDKGIEVVAIGLLVDRSGGKLDFGLPLESLLSLDVPLFKPEDCDLCKLGVPLVKPGSSDKGK from the coding sequence ATGACACGCAATCTGGTAACTATAGCTGTATTTACAGATGTTTTTGAAGCAGAAGTGGCAAAATCATTTTTGGAGGAAGCGGGCTTCGAAGTATTCCTGCAAAACGAACGTTTTCAAAGCATGTATTCTTCAATTGCCGGAGATTTGTACACAATCGAATTACAGGTTTATGCTGAGTTTGAAGAGGAAGCATCCGGATTGCTGAATGATCAGGGAGACAGTTATCTTAGTTCGGCAATTTTGCAGGAAGAAGGAGCCCTCTTGGAGGGGCATTTTCTCTTGACCAGCGGGAATCATAGCAACCGCTACATCGAGAAAATCCGCATCTTACAAAATCCCCAGGCTACTCATATGCTGTGTGAGAAACTGGCCCAGCGTCTGGCGGTGTATAACTTCGACACGGTAATCGGTCCTGCCTATGGCGCAATTGTATTGGCCTTCGAGGTAGCTCGCATCCTTGAGAAGAAATTTGCTTTTACTCAACGCAAAGATGAGCAGATGGTGTTTCGAAGCGGATTTGATCTTTCAGACACCAAGAAGGCTGTGGTGATAGAAGATATTGTGTCTACTGGAGGCAGTGTATCCGAAGTACTCAATTGCGTCAGGGATAAGGGTATAGAAGTGGTGGCAATCGGTTTATTGGTGGATCGCAGCGGAGGTAAACTGGATTTTGGCTTGCCGCTGGAAAGTCTACTAAGCTTGGATGTACCGCTCTTCAAACCTGAAGACTGCGATCTATGTAAGTTAGGTGTTCCTCTGGTAAAACCCGGGAGCAGCGACAAAGGCAAATGA
- a CDS encoding 2-oxoacid:acceptor oxidoreductase family protein → MTTELICAGFGGQGVLTIGKFLAKAGMKEGKNVSWLPSYGPEMRGGTANVSTVVSDEPIASPIVSFPDILVALNQPSIDKFAPSLRPGGVLIYNSNMCPHGCKREDITKISAPMVDIANEIGNQMVMNMLAIGIIIGKTGIIRYETMEDDLTGFMKAKNPELLELNLKAIKRGIEIGKA, encoded by the coding sequence ATGACTACAGAATTGATCTGCGCAGGATTCGGCGGACAAGGCGTACTAACCATCGGCAAGTTCTTGGCTAAAGCCGGAATGAAAGAAGGGAAAAACGTGTCCTGGCTACCTTCTTACGGACCTGAAATGCGTGGTGGTACAGCGAATGTATCCACCGTGGTTTCGGATGAACCTATCGCATCGCCAATAGTAAGTTTTCCGGATATCCTGGTGGCGTTGAACCAACCTTCCATAGATAAGTTTGCTCCTTCATTACGTCCCGGTGGAGTGCTGATCTATAATAGCAATATGTGCCCTCATGGATGTAAACGCGAAGATATCACAAAGATCTCTGCACCAATGGTTGATATCGCCAATGAGATCGGAAACCAAATGGTGATGAATATGCTGGCAATCGGAATAATCATCGGCAAAACTGGGATCATCAGATATGAAACCATGGAAGATGATCTTACGGGGTTTATGAAGGCCAAAAATCCGGAACTGCTTGAATTGAATCTGAAAGCCATCAAGCGTGGAATTGAGATCGGTAAAGCTTGA